The DNA window AAGTGTCCCAGTTTGGGTGACGAATTATGAGGTCGCCCATCTTCTGAGTTAGAGACCAGGTTACCAGCAGCCAGGCCGTCTCCTTGGAGGTCCTGTAGGGGGTGCTGTGGGTCAGAGCATCCCCTCCACACTCAACAGGAGTTCAGAGCAGGTGGAAATAATCACCTGCGGGTCTCCCCCTTCCACCTGGGACTTTTGCCTAGGTGAACTGCCAGGGGACACCGGAATTTGCAATCTTCGAGACCGCACAGCCCGGTCCCTTCTCTGCCCGTCCCACAGCACAAATAAGGAACTCAACACGGGGCTCTGGTTTGCTGAAGGTCACAGGGCCAACAAGAAGTGAAAGCAGTCTCTGTGTTTGCCAGTCAGAATAAACATCAGAGGAAAGCCTTGAAATGGAGGAGAGCTCCGCAAAGGGTGCTCACAGGGCCAGGCAGGTCAGAATGTGAGAGGCCCGGCAGGCTTGGGGAGTGGAGGACGCGGGAGAGCACGTCCCGTCTGCAGACGCTGCTGGGCAAGAGCGGGGGCTGCAGATAGCCAGActctttctgatttttcaaaagaagtgtAGATATCTGGAATTTCATGTGGAATTTCCCAAACCTCAAAACACCATGAGGGCTAAACAAAACTCTTCCATGGGTGCAGTGCAGGCCAGGCCAGGCTACTGTCCCACGGCCCGGGAGCCTGGATGGGAGGGAAGCTGCTGGCGCGTGGTCCAGGCAGCACCGGGCTGCTGGGATGACCTGGAAGGGCACACGCCCCACACCGCACATCCCCTGGGCCCGCTCAGCCCCCTCGGCCTGCCCCGGGCTTCTTTCTGCAGAGCCGCTCTCTGACACCTGTCTCACCAGCCCACCGCAGCCCTGCTCCTCACTGCTGCCAGCTGGGCCCTGATGCCACAGCCCTGCTATCTCTggttttgctgtttcttttcttacctGAGTGCCCGGCTGGTTTCACGTCCCCAGGCCACGCACAGGGTGCCACCCCAGCATGGGTGTTGGGTGACTAACCAGAAGGCACAGGCCCCGGCAAGCTGAGATGGGTCCTGAGCGCGAGCGTGCTGGGCAGTGTTGATCTAGGCTGCTGAGTGAGGAGTTGTTGTGCTGGAGGCGGGCCTGGGGTCCTCTGGCTGGGCCCCgttccccagccctgggccaTTCTGTGATTGATCTAAGACTTGGCGGCTCTCAACCCATTGTCCCCCACACCAGCAGCCCTAAGGTCCCTGGGAACTgatgggaaatgcaaattcttacggccctcctgcccccaggcctgctgaatcagaaacttctTCTGTTCCCATCTGTGtcttaacaagccctccaggggattgCGATGAAggccaagtttgagaactgctcCTCTAAGAGCTTGGCCTTGGCCCTTGGGATTCCCCGTGACAATCCCCTCTGCGGGAACAGTCGTGTGGGGCGTAGGCTGGGAAGCCCCAAACCTATGccttgtgtttgtgtgtgatggGACAGTCCACGTGGAAAAGTGAGAGACCCCAAAAAGGGGAAGAGGAGTTCTCACCAGTCCCCTGTAGGAAGAAGTTAACGCCCCACAGACGGGGATTTTCCTGTTCTTAACCTAAAGAAGATATGAGGATCTGACTTGGTCTCCCTGGAGCCAAAAAGTACCTTTCAGGAAACTTCCGCAGCCTGAAGAGCCAAGGGGTGCCAGCGCAAGGGAGTAtgcatttgggggggggaggtgaccGCCACCACAAAGGCACTGTAGGCCTGGGCAGCACAGAGGTCTGACGCTGAATGCATGACTGATTCCTGGACACCAGGTGCCTCCATGGCCCACCCACCACCCTGTGTTCAGGCCTCTGCGGTTTCTCCGAGTGCAGATCCGGGACCTCCGGGGGCCTTGGGGAACTCACCGTTCAGGCCCCTGCCGCAGGGCCCCAGGCTGGCCTCTCCTCAGGCACTGcgggccctgagggcagggcagACAGGCACCAGGCCCCACGTACTTTGCCCCTCTGTTATTTATTGTGATTCAAGAGCGGTGTGACATGGGAATGGCTATTTTCCAGACAAAGAGATTGAGGCTTTCAGAGTTTAAGTCTCTCCTGCAAGGTAACAACACTGCAGGAGGTGGAAGAGGCCAGCGTGGCTCCAAGACCTGAGCTCAGGCGTTTGTCACACAGCGACACCATGGCCAGCATGCGGCTTTGACAGGCCTCAAGGACGCAGGGAGCTGTTTGTCACCTTCAGTCACCAAGCTAGGGTGACTTCCAGCTGCGGAGGGGCTCAGCACCGCCTGTGCCCTCCCAGAGCCGTGTGGGGCTCCAGAAGAGACCACGCTCCCTGCTGTCACTAGGCCTCCCCCCGAGTGACGGTGGCCTGAGGGCTGAAGTTTGGGGACACCTCCTCCTGGTCTCTTCTGGGGTCCATAAAACGTGGCACGATGAAGTGTGTCAGGGAGCAGGGGCCACGCCCTGGGGCAAGTGTTCCCCTGCGAATTCTCCCCCAGCTTCCAAAGGGCAAGGGATTCCCCGTACTCACCGCCTCGATTGGAGGAGCCCAGGCACTAGCCTCCTGTATCGGAAACTTGGCCTTTGGGACACTTCTGCTTGTATTACAACGGAGAGCACGGGCAACCTGGAGCAGTCTGTGCCTTTTGAAGATAGCAAGGCATTTTCACCAGGCTGTTTGGTTGCTCCCAAGAAAAATGGAGCACCCAGAAATACCAGTGGGTAAATACATCACTGTGATGGAAAGTAGGAGCCTCCTGTTGGGCACCAGCGTGTGGCCCGGGAGGGGAGCCGGCCTCTCGTGCTCCCCCTGGTGGCCGTGAGCGCGCACCACGCCCAGTCCCCATGCTTGGTCCCAGGCTCCTGCACAGAGCAAGAAAGGGAAGGAGCATCCCCTCACTCAgggtctctgcctctcccaggatGGAGAAAGTCAGGATCCCCTTCCCTCTTATAAGGGTCCCCCTTCCTTTAATGCCTGAAGGCAGGGATGACGGGCAGTTGACCGACCACTGGCCCCCGGCTGAGTACTCAGCGTGGATATGTTCCCTTGAGAGCTCCCAAGTGCTTCCCAGACTGCCCCCTGGTCAGGGCACTGCGTCCCTTCCCTACTCCAGGGGCGAGTGAGGACGAGACTGCTCTATAGGACCCCCATCACGGGGACTTTCTGCTAGGCTGTTCTGTCCCATGGGAAGCTTGGAATAATGCCAGAACCCCCTTCTTCCTGCCCTctattcaattattattattattatcttttttttttggcacttcCTGAAGGTGCCATTAGGTTCTTTTACATCAGGGGATGTGAGCAGAGGAGCCCAGAGCCCTGTCTGACCTCCCAAACATAGCCGTGTGGTTTTTGAGCGTGGGGGGAATTGGCCAACCTCATCCTAGTTGCCTCCTTCTGGCAGTTTCACACAGCTTCGCAGAAGGGGCTCAGTGAGGCCAGCCCAGCCCACGCGGTCACGGCCAGCACCGCTCCCAGGTCCGCGCCCCCCGCCGCCTTCTTGGTGTTCTGGCTAAAGGCTGCCCCGCACTTATTTGCCAACAGAGGTCAGAGACCTGCGGGTTTGGGCAGGCCAGAGACCCAGCAGATTGTGGCAGACGCAGGCATTCCTCTGCGCTGTTTCTACTCCATCCCCAAGGGCACGTGCCCCATTCCTCAACCCCTGCAggctgggaagggcaggggtggtgtccccgttttacagataaggagactgagtAAATTACTTGTCTGAAATGTTTAAATGTACGGTTTAAGTTCTGTCTTCccacaaaatacacacaaaagagggcagataaacatttttaaagtgcaaagcaactttaaaatagaaagaaaaaaaaggaaaggaagaaggaaggaagaaaatagtttGATAATCCTCAGAGCAAGGAGATGGAGGAAGCTGAAGCAGGGTGTGAGCTTGGTGGAGACCCCAGCTCtgtcctcctctgccctctgtcccTTCCGCCCAGATCGGGGTCAGCCAGCTCTGACCTGGCCCGAGGGAACAGGCCTGATTCTTTTGAGTTCTCATGCCTCACCTGCCTCTCTGAGGAAGAGGAACCCCCCTCCCCTATTCCTCACCTTCATCTCCTTCCTTGCGAGATGCCTCTAGGCACTGGGGTTGGAGGACCCAGGGCTGGCTCAGACCTTAGGACCAGGGGAGTGAGGCCCTGGCCACTGGACTTGCCTGGGAGCAGGGCAGCGGGCCAACAGCCTGCACTTCGTCCCACAGCTTAGAAGCCccctgggtggagggagggatggggatggtGGGGACAGGGCCACCTGGTCCTGTGGTTTGGCACCCCGCCAGCTGAGCTGGTGTGGGGTCTGTGTTGGCCTCAGCATAGGCAAAACTCTCCCAATGACACAACAGGACTTGTGAGCTAAAGCCTCGAAGATACCCCAGGTGCCGTCATGACAGGTTTCCCCCAAACTCAGCAGGTACATTTGGGGAAACCCCATGTTTTCTCTTGGGCTGCATGGAGCACAGGCTCTGAGGGTGGGGGCCAGGAGGCTGACCTGGGAGGGCGCAGGGCCTCGCTCTGAAGTCCCGGTGTGGCTGAGAGCTCCGCTTCTCATCGGCCACCGGCCTCACGTCCCTCCCTGTGAAACAACTGCACAGATGTGTATATAAGCCTGTGTGCGGGGTTATAATGTGTGCCCCATGATGAATGTGGCTTTTATCCCATTTACTCATCAGAACAGCCTAGAAAGTGGGTCCCTTTAATTACCCCCATTTTACCCACGAGGAAACCAATGAACAGAAATGTTAAGTAGCTTGCTCAAGGTGCCCAGCCAGCAAGGAACAGTGCAAGCAGGATCAGTAGCACCACATGCGGCCAGATAGGCTGTTCTCGCTCTTCATGGGGCCGGGGGTGTCTCGCTATGAAATGCCCAGGCAGCCCCTGCAGAAAGGTGTCTCCCTCTCAGAGACCtggtgaggagggtggggaggtgcACAGACCAGCGTGCTCTGTACAGAAGCCTTTATTGGGGAGGGGTTAGAGCTCCTGGATCACTGGGAGGCGCAGATAGAGAGTTCTGAGGGtgctgctggggcggggggctgggggggaggccACGGCCCCACAGAGTTGCCTGGAAGCCCAGGAGTCCTGGTGCCAGTCCCTTGAGGGTCTTGCCGGAGAGTGCCCCTGCACCCTGGCGTCCCAGAGTCTCCCTCTGGGGGTCCCTCGGGCCTTGCCACTGTCCATCTGTCTGTGTGGACCCCAGGAGTGCGCAGAGGAGCCAGTCCTCCTTGGTGGGTCCCGCCTACTCGGCTGCTTTTCCTGGGACTCCCCGAAGAGCCAGTCCAGGGGGTCGACAGTGCCGTCCCCGGGCGGTGCCGGCTGCTGACCACTGAAGCGGGTAGTAATGTCCTGTAGGGACTCAGCAGGGCAGCTCTTCTTGGAGGCCCGGGCCGGCCGGGGGTTTCTGCTGGGACGGGCCCCGGCTGTGGCCACGTCCAGCACTGACGTGGGCTGTGCCAGCTCACAAATGGACTTCACATAGTCATCCAGGCtgggggaggccgggggctcctGCCCGGGCTCCCCGGGCAGCATCTCCTCCAGGGTCTCCTGAATCGTGGGCAGGTGGGCCACGGGAAGCAGTAGCCGGGACCTCATGGCCGGCGGCGACTGGAAGCAGCGACCTGTTGATCAACAGAGGACTGGGGGTGAGGGTCTGCCATTCTGTCACCCCTCGTGTGTCCCCTCTCTCAGCTGAGGCTGCCTGGGTGATTCACGGGCCTGAGAGTGGAGTGAAGTCTGCAGACCCACGCCCAGGCTCGGACTCCTGGAGTCTTCCTTCCTGCTGACACTGAAAGCCACGTGCTCAAGAATCTACGTTACTGTTGTTAAGAACCCGTACAAATCAGAGAACCCGGCCTAACagactggaggcagagggagcctggGTGTGAAACCAGCCTCTGCTGCTTCCTGACCTGGGGACCATTGGCAAGCTCACCTCTCCAAGCCTTCCGCGACCGTCATCAAACAGGGTTGTAAATATCCCCTGGAAAGGGTGTTGTAAGAAACGCATGGAATGAAATCCCTCTAGGAATGCGAAG is part of the Ursus arctos isolate Adak ecotype North America unplaced genomic scaffold, UrsArc2.0 scaffold_7, whole genome shotgun sequence genome and encodes:
- the DEPP1 gene encoding protein DEPP1, with the protein product MRSRLLLPVAHLPTIQETLEEMLPGEPGQEPPASPSLDDYVKSICELAQPTSVLDVATAGARPSRNPRPARASKKSCPAESLQDITTRFSGQQPAPPGDGTVDPLDWLFGESQEKQPSRRDPPRRTGSSAHSWGPHRQMDSGKARGTPRGRLWDARVQGHSPARPSRDWHQDSWASRQLCGAVASPPAPRPSSTLRTLYLRLPVIQEL